The uncultured Devosia sp. sequence CGTCGAGCGCGGCGACGCCGAAAAGGAACGCTTCAAGCGCATCCTTGCCGACAAGATAGAAGCCTATATCGCCGACAAGGTGCCTGTTAATCCGAGCGTAGGTTAGCCGAAGTAGCGGACCGGGTCGCCGTAGCGGGCAAGAGCGTGGTCGGTCGTTATCAATTCAAGCCCTTCCAGCGACGCTTGCGCCACAAGCAGGCGATCAAATGGGTCGCCATGAATTCTGGGCAGTTTCGCCACGGCAATCGCGTGATCGCTGGTAATCGTCAACTCGCGATAGCCGTTGTCCAGCAGACTCAAGCGCAACTGATGCGGATCGACTCGAAAGCCAGCCCGGCCCAAACTGGTCTTGATCGAGACTTCCCAAAGGCGCGCCACGCTGAACCAAGGCTCAACACCTTCCGATTCCAGCAGTTCGACCACGCTCCTGGGTAGCCTTGATGGCTCCAGGCTGACCCACAACACAAAGTGTGTATCGAGCAGAACCCTCATTCCTTGAGGCCGAACATCTCGTCAATTTCATCCTTGGCGAAGGCCTTGATGTCATCCGGGATGACGCCGTGGCCCTCCATGAAGCCAATACGCTGGATTTTCTTGTTCTCATTCACTGGCGGATCAAGCGGCACGACTTTCGCCATGGGTTTGCCGGCCTTGGCGATGATGAAGGTCTCGCCGTTAGCGGCCTTTTCGACAAGGCTGGAGAGGTCTGTATCGGCGTCCTCGATATTGATCGTGTCCATCGTCGGCTCCCGATTTCCTCCCCTAAATCTAGTTTACCGACGGCCCACAAACAAGAACGGCCCACCGGGTGACCGGCGGGCCGTCAAAGGCTTGTCAGAAAAGCAGATCAGGCCGGAATGGTCGGATCGAGATCAGCCGAATAATCCACGCCGCTGAGGCCGAAGCCGAAGAGGCGGAGGAACTCTTCGCGATATTTCGGCAGGTCGGCCAGATCGGCAAGGTTTTCAGTGTTCAGCTCGGCCCAGCGCTTGGCCAGTTCGGCCTGCATGGTCGCGGACAGTTCCCAGTCGTCAACGCGGATGCGGTTGTCACCGTCCACCGCGATATCGCCTTGCAGCTTGGCGCGGAACAGGCGGTCGATCTGCTCGATCGGGCCTTCGCCGAGGCCCATTTCGTCCTCGACCTTGATCAGCACGGTGCCATAGAGCGGCACGACTGGAATGGCGGAACTGGCCTGGGTGACCACGGCCTTGAGGGCGACGACATGGGCGGCATGCTCGCCATGGGTGCTGCGGATCGCCGTGGCGGCGCGATCGAGATCGGCCTTGGCCTTGCCCAGGGTACCCTTGTGGTAGATGGGCCAGGTCAGTTCGCTGCCCAGGTAAGTGTAATTGAGGGAAAGAAACCCGTCGGCCAGCACGCCGGCATCGGCCAGCGCCTTGATCCAGAGTTCCCAGTCCTCGCCGCCCATGACCTTGACGGTGGCGGCAGCCTCTTCCTCGGTGGCGGGTTCGACCGAGATGGTCGACACTTCGCCCGTGCCGGTATTGAGCGTCTTGGAGGTGACCGCCGTGCCATAGGGCTTGATGGCCGAGCGATAGGTCACGCCATCCACCGGATCGGTGCGAACGGGGGAAGCGACCGAATAGACGATCAGGTCGACCTGGCCGAGCTTGTCCTTGATGGCAGCGATGGCTTCGGCCTTGGTGGCATCGGAAAAGGCATCACCTTCGATGGTCACGGCGACGCGGCCGACGGCCTCGGCCCGTTTTTCGAAGGCGCGGTTATTGTACCAGCCGGCGCTGGCGGTCTTGCCCTCGGCAGGCGCGCGCTCGAAGGACACGCCCACGGTGTCGGCATCGCTGCCAAAGGTGGCGACGATGCGCGACGCCAGGCCATAGCCGGTCGAGCAGCCCAGAACCAGCACGCGCTTGCGGGCGCTTGGAATGGCGCCCTTGACCACGACATGGTCGATCTGGCGCTGCACATTGGTGGCGCAGCCGACAGGATGGGCTGTGGTGCAGATGAAGCCGCGAATCTTGGGTTCGATGATCATGCCGGTTCTCCGAGCTTAAGCTTTGCCCTTCGCATAGCGGGCGCAGGGCCGCCCTGCCACAATAAAATGCGTCAGAGCGGCCTAAGGGGTGAATGTGGCTGGCTTTAGCCCTTGATCGGTTCACCCTCGACTGCCCTGCTCTGCATGGCGGAAGCAAGCAACGCGGCGAGCCCGACCAGACCAAGCACGATCAGCATGGCGTTGCGCAGGCCGAACTCCTCGCCGACAAAGCCGAGCAGCGGCGGTCCGACGAGGAAGGCGACGTAGCCCACCATGGCGACGATGCGCACGCGCATGGCGGGGTTAGGACCGCTATCGCCGGCAGCAGAAATGGCGACCGGGAAACCGAGCGAAGCGCCGAGGCCCCAGAGAACGACGGCCGCACCGGCGAGGATCGGGCTATGGGCGAAGATGACAAAGCACAGGCCGATGGCGCCGATGACGGCAGAACCGCGGATGACGGTGACACGGCCAAAGCGGGCGAGGAACCAGCCACCGGCAAAGCGGCCCGTGGTCATGGCTGCCGCAAAGGCAAGGAAGACAATCGAGCCCGACGTCTGGTCGAAACCATATTCGTCCACCATCAGCAGCGGCAGCCAGTCATTGGCAGCGCCTTCGGCCAGGGCCATGGCGAGAACGACGACACCGATCAGGATGACGCGCGGATCCTTCCAGACAGCAGGGCCGCGGTGGAGCGGCGTTTCGCCCTTGGCGACGCGGGCCTCGATGCCAATGCCATGCGGGATGTCGCGCACGAACCAGAGCAACAGCGGCACGGCAATCACCGCAATGATCGCCAGATGCAGCGCCACGGGGAAATCGAGCGCCGTGGCGCCAATGCCCAGCAAGGCGCCCAGCACGGTGCCGAGGCTGAAACAGCCGTGAAGCGTGTGCAACACATGTTCGCCCGAAATGCGCTCGACATCGGCACCATCGACATTGATGGCGATTTCCGACGTGCCCATGCCAAGGCCAAAAAGGAAAAGGCCGAAGGCGGTGAGCAGGGCGGAGGGGACCAGCACGCCGGCCGAAATGACGAGAAGGCTGAGCATGACGACCAACATGCTGGCCAGTGCGATGGGCCGTGTACCGAAACGGGCGACGAGCACGCCCGAACTCAGGATGCCGGTCATCGAGCCAACCGAAATGCCGAAGAGCACCAGGCCCATTTCGGCGATGGAGGCACCGAGCGCGTCGCGAATGGCCGGCGTACGGGTGACCCAGGAGGCCAGCGACACACCGGGCAGGAAGAAGAAGACGAAGAGTGCGAAGCGCCGACGGCGCGTGACGGAATCCATGATGCGATCTCGATGCGTACGGATGTACAGTTATGTGTACATATGTACGCAAATCAACTACAAGGGAAGCCCCGCGCGGAGAATTTGATGAGCGACAATCCAAGACCCAGGCGCAGACACGATCCGGACCGACGCGAAAAGATCATCCTCGCCGCGCTCGACGTGATTGCGCAGCTTGGCGTGGCCGGGACAACGCACCGCCGGGTGGCCGAGGCAGCCGAGGTTCCCCTCGGCTCGATGACCTATCACTTCGCGAGCCTCGAAGAGCTGATCATCGAAGCCTTCACCCGGCTCGATCGCTCGCTGTCCACTTACTATTGGGACATGCTGCAGACGGCAAAAACCCGCGACGAAGCCTGTGAGGCTGTGGTCGATATCATCTGCGGCAATCGGTGGACGGACAGCTACATGACACAGCTGTTCGAGCTCTACGCCTTCGCGGCAAGGAGACCGGAAATGCGGCACATTCTTTCCAACTGGATGGCGCGCAGCCGTCAGGCCATGGAACTGCATTTTCCGCCCCATGTCGCACGGGCGCTGGACGCGGTGATCGAGGGCGTCACGATCCATAACATGGCAACGAAGAACCACCTGCCGCAGGACGAAGTGCGGGCAATGGTGCGGGCGATTGCAGGGCTGGGCTAGCGCAGCGCCCGGAAGAAGTCCCGCAATTGCGCTTCAGCGCGGCTGGCGCCAAGCCCGGATATGACTTCGGGCCGGTGGTGGCAGGTGGGCTGATCGAAGAGGCGAATGCCGTTTTCGACAGCGCCGGCCTTGATGTCCTCGGCGGCAAAATAGACGCGGCGCAGGCGGGCATGCGCGATGGCGCCCGCGCACATGGCGCAGGGTTCGAGCGTCACATAGAGATCGCAACCATCAAGACGTCCCGTTCCGCGCTTGGCCAGTGCCGCACGGATCGCCAGCATTTCGGCATGGGCGGTGGGATCGCCCAAGGCCTTCATGCGATTGCGCTCGGCAGCGAGGACCACAACGCCTTCCATCACCACGGCGGCGACCGGTGCCTCGCCATGCGCTGCGGCCTCGTCGGCGAGGGATAGGGCGAGGTCCATGGGCGATTGGCTGAACATGAGCAAGCTTTAGCGGCAGCGGCGGCGCGGCTCAAGAGTACCCCCACCTAGCCTCCCCCTGAAAAGGGGGAGGGATCCGGCCGATGGATTGGGCAAGATCGCGCCTCAAACGCGATATGTCCCTCCCCCTATCAGGGGGAGGTTAGGTGGGGGTACCCGACAAAGACTCTTAAATCCGCCTTGCCCTCCCCTATATTGTCCCCTCAGGAGAATCGCCCTTGCCCATTCGCCAGTTGCCCGAAGATCTGATCAACCGCATTGCCGCCGGCGAGGTGGTGGAGCGGCCCGCCAGCGTGGTCAAGGAGCTGGTGGAAAATGCCATCGATGCGGGGGCCAATCGAATTGTCGTCACCACTGCTGAGGGCGGCAAGGGGCTGATCCGTATCGAGGACGACGGCCATGGCATGGACCGGGCGGACCTGGTGCTGTCGGTCGAGCGGCATGCGACCTCCAAGCTGGGCGAAGACGAGCTCGACGATATCCGCACGCTGGGATTTCGCGGCGAGGCGCTGGCCTCGATCGGTTCGGTGGCGGAACTGACCATTTCCTCGCGCACGGCGCAGGCGGAGAGCGGGCTCAAGCTCGAGGTCAGAGGCGGGGTTCGAACCGGCCCGGTGCCGGTGGCGATGAACCGGGGCACGGTGGTGGAGGTCAGGAACCTCTTCGGCAATGTGCCGGCGCGGCTCAAATTCCTCAAGACCGACCGGGCCGAAGGCGGCGCCATTACCGATGTGATCAAGCGGCTGGCCATGGCTAATCCGGGCGTGCATTTCATGCTCAATGGCAGCGACCGTTCCCCGAGCAACTGGCCGGCGGTCAGCGGCCATGGCGCGCTCGAGGCGCGGCTGGGCCAGGTGATGGGCGATGATTTCGCGCAGAACGCGGTGCGGCTGGCAACCAGCAGGCACAACGTCGTAGTGGCCGGCATGGCAGGCCTGCCGACCTATACGCGGGCCAATTCACTGTCGCAGTTCTATTTCGTCAACGGCCGCTCGGTGAAGGACAAGGTGCTGGTGGGCGCCATCCGTGCCGCCTATGCCGACTACGTGTTCCGCGACCGTTTTCCGGTGGTGGCGCTCTATATCGCGGTCGATCCGGGCGAGGTAGATGTCAATGTCCATCCCGCCAAGGCGGAATTGCGCTTCCGCGATGCCGGGGCGGTGCGCAGCGCGGTCATCCGCGCGGTGGGCGAGGCACTGACGGCGGCGGGCTTCAAGGCTTCGACCAGCGTGGCCGAAGATGTGCTGGGGGCGTTTACGGCTCCGGCCTATGAGGTGGGATCTGCACCCGAACTGGCGGCGCCTGCAGCGTCCTATAGTTATGCGCCAGGCCGCAGTGCCGGTTTTTCCGGCTATGACCGCCCCATGGGGACCGGCAGTGCCAATCCCTTTTCGCCCGCCTGGGGCCAGGGCGACATTGCAGGTCTGAGCGAACCCAGCGCCCGGATCGAGGCGGCCGAACCGGCCCCTGCCCTGATGGAGTTTCCACTGGGCACAGCGCGGGCGCAGATGTTTGACAATTTCATCATCGCGCAGAATGGCGAGGGTCTGTTGCTGGTCGACCAGCATGCCGCCCATGAACGGCTGGTCTATGAGCGCTTCAAGGCGCAGCTGGCCTCGGG is a genomic window containing:
- a CDS encoding type II toxin-antitoxin system VapC family toxin, coding for MRVLLDTHFVLWVSLEPSRLPRSVVELLESEGVEPWFSVARLWEVSIKTSLGRAGFRVDPHQLRLSLLDNGYRELTITSDHAIAVAKLPRIHGDPFDRLLVAQASLEGLELITTDHALARYGDPVRYFG
- a CDS encoding type II toxin-antitoxin system Phd/YefM family antitoxin, producing MDTINIEDADTDLSSLVEKAANGETFIIAKAGKPMAKVVPLDPPVNENKKIQRIGFMEGHGVIPDDIKAFAKDEIDEMFGLKE
- a CDS encoding trans-2-enoyl-CoA reductase family protein, yielding MIIEPKIRGFICTTAHPVGCATNVQRQIDHVVVKGAIPSARKRVLVLGCSTGYGLASRIVATFGSDADTVGVSFERAPAEGKTASAGWYNNRAFEKRAEAVGRVAVTIEGDAFSDATKAEAIAAIKDKLGQVDLIVYSVASPVRTDPVDGVTYRSAIKPYGTAVTSKTLNTGTGEVSTISVEPATEEEAAATVKVMGGEDWELWIKALADAGVLADGFLSLNYTYLGSELTWPIYHKGTLGKAKADLDRAATAIRSTHGEHAAHVVALKAVVTQASSAIPVVPLYGTVLIKVEDEMGLGEGPIEQIDRLFRAKLQGDIAVDGDNRIRVDDWELSATMQAELAKRWAELNTENLADLADLPKYREEFLRLFGFGLSGVDYSADLDPTIPA
- a CDS encoding MFS transporter — translated: MDSVTRRRRFALFVFFFLPGVSLASWVTRTPAIRDALGASIAEMGLVLFGISVGSMTGILSSGVLVARFGTRPIALASMLVVMLSLLVISAGVLVPSALLTAFGLFLFGLGMGTSEIAINVDGADVERISGEHVLHTLHGCFSLGTVLGALLGIGATALDFPVALHLAIIAVIAVPLLLWFVRDIPHGIGIEARVAKGETPLHRGPAVWKDPRVILIGVVVLAMALAEGAANDWLPLLMVDEYGFDQTSGSIVFLAFAAAMTTGRFAGGWFLARFGRVTVIRGSAVIGAIGLCFVIFAHSPILAGAAVVLWGLGASLGFPVAISAAGDSGPNPAMRVRIVAMVGYVAFLVGPPLLGFVGEEFGLRNAMLIVLGLVGLAALLASAMQSRAVEGEPIKG
- a CDS encoding TetR family transcriptional regulator; this translates as MSDNPRPRRRHDPDRREKIILAALDVIAQLGVAGTTHRRVAEAAEVPLGSMTYHFASLEELIIEAFTRLDRSLSTYYWDMLQTAKTRDEACEAVVDIICGNRWTDSYMTQLFELYAFAARRPEMRHILSNWMARSRQAMELHFPPHVARALDAVIEGVTIHNMATKNHLPQDEVRAMVRAIAGLG
- a CDS encoding nucleoside deaminase, translating into MFSQSPMDLALSLADEAAAHGEAPVAAVVMEGVVVLAAERNRMKALGDPTAHAEMLAIRAALAKRGTGRLDGCDLYVTLEPCAMCAGAIAHARLRRVYFAAEDIKAGAVENGIRLFDQPTCHHRPEVISGLGASRAEAQLRDFFRALR
- the mutL gene encoding DNA mismatch repair endonuclease MutL; translation: MPIRQLPEDLINRIAAGEVVERPASVVKELVENAIDAGANRIVVTTAEGGKGLIRIEDDGHGMDRADLVLSVERHATSKLGEDELDDIRTLGFRGEALASIGSVAELTISSRTAQAESGLKLEVRGGVRTGPVPVAMNRGTVVEVRNLFGNVPARLKFLKTDRAEGGAITDVIKRLAMANPGVHFMLNGSDRSPSNWPAVSGHGALEARLGQVMGDDFAQNAVRLATSRHNVVVAGMAGLPTYTRANSLSQFYFVNGRSVKDKVLVGAIRAAYADYVFRDRFPVVALYIAVDPGEVDVNVHPAKAELRFRDAGAVRSAVIRAVGEALTAAGFKASTSVAEDVLGAFTAPAYEVGSAPELAAPAASYSYAPGRSAGFSGYDRPMGTGSANPFSPAWGQGDIAGLSEPSARIEAAEPAPALMEFPLGTARAQMFDNFIIAQNGEGLLLVDQHAAHERLVYERFKAQLASGPVPSQAQLIPLVVELPEEDCSRLEDAAAELERFGLHLERFGPRAVAVRETPALLGSSDIEGLVRDVADGLAEWDSIAAVSDRMEAIIARMACHGSVRSGRRLRVDEMNALLRDMEATPHSGQCIHGRPTYVELKKKDIERLFGRSR